The Lepeophtheirus salmonis chromosome 3, UVic_Lsal_1.4, whole genome shotgun sequence genomic interval CCCCCATGTCCATGTGGGATTCACAaaagactgtctagagagccATAAAAAAAGTGGATGAAATGAGCCTCTTTCCACTCACtggagatgccacttttgacaccagcaatgagaTAAAACCATCTCTTCCATTCCAAGATTATATTGTCTTTTGatctcttttttacttttttaacccTTCCAGCCAaaatgccaaccccctcgattCAACTTTTGAGTGCTAGTTaatgcctgcagtgtctgttatccaaacaccaaggccttCAAAACCAATATCAACCAGTACTGGAACttcatgacagaggactacatctgcagcaggtGGCAGGCCGTTTACCAACGCTTGAAAGCTACCTTACCCGCCAAGTGTGGCTacgttaatgattaagagaggtcagacacatatctattaATAGTAATCACTTTAATGAAAACTAtatttatggtcaattatgtatttttaacgttatGTGCCACCTTGGACTCTCAAAGTCTAACTGTCTTTTAGTTTGACTGATATAGAATATTTGGACCACGTTAGGTGAAAATTGATCTCCAACTTTTGTTGTCCTCCGGGCAAATCACATAATAACAAACAGAGACAAAAtcataacctccgttcaaccgCGTTGGCGaaggtaataaaaataagtgtATGCGTGCATAAGCAAATCAGGTAACTCAccttaagtaattaatatatataaagcaataTTTGTATTGCTTTTAGGATGTTAGGTTCCCTGTGAAGtcatttttcatttacaaaattacaatatagGATCGAATGTATGTAGCTAATGCTGAGtgtgtcataaaaaaaatgtttattcaaaagaaaaaaagttattcataaaGCTCAGCGCTtcatataaagaaagaaaagggaCTGCATGTGTatatccatattattaaaacaaagttaatcAACTCCAAACAATCCTAATAACTCCGTGCAATGTAGGGTACTCCCATtagtataatataaagtaaatataattactttattcctaaataaaatgtatgtaattacGTTTTTGATTGAGTAATATCTGATATGCAATATCAGCAATGAGtctaagataataattataagaattttaatGTCGAATATTAATctatgtaattaattacttaacaGGATTTATAGAAGGAACAAGCGGAAATTCCATGTGTGCCTAGGTGAGTTGCATTTGTGCCAGAAAGAGGCGTTGTTCCGTTCGAGTCTTTCTACGTCATTCTAATGGTAAAATATACCCTTTTGACAATAGATATAGTTGTTCtaaattcatttgtacatattatattgtacaGTAAACCCTTAGATTACgagatgaatttgtaattaaaagtatttaatagcAGGCTCGTGACTCAAATCCAATTGTCAAATTGacgaacaaatatatttttgtcaaagaatgttaggaattttttttttgtgtgttagaTTTGATATgaacattaaatgttttttaaaatgtatattttataaaaacactcttttgtcaaatatatctctgcacaaaaaacaaaaaagttcgCCCATTAAACATTctgttaaaattgtcaaaattatccTAATCCTAGTAACATCCCTGATCTATAGTTCTAAATGATCCAAGGCTTGCTTCTGATGTATACCTTTAAAGCCACGGATCAACGTGTCAATCGcaattcataatatatagaaGGATTTTTGCATCTGTTACAGtcgttctcaaactttttacagaATGTAACACTTGAGATAATATCAAGATATCCATGTACCACCATTACGCCTCTaataccttcttttttaaataaaagacacattttgatttatttttttatatataaagcatAAACAGTACTTCCACTCCACACTACGTATACCACAGTTTGAGAACAACTGTGTGTAAGTCCTATGCTTCACAAACTTCTTGACTTGTGCTCCCTGTAATTCTCAAAAagggaatttttaatttatcatttttagaaGCCCTGTCCTAGTTTACAGTGTGGTTCAgttaaattgggaaaatctttaaaggcttataactaacaaactattaattgaaaGCTACATTGAATGACATtcaattacttataataatatctGCCTTACTTAATAACTTCGGACATACAGGGCTGGAAGCTTTGGAAGGCCCGAACGACCTCCTGCTGATCCAGCATTGCCATTGTACTGGTTCTGGTTtcgtacttttaatttacatttcaaGATAGAAATTACACCTTCAACAAGATATTGCATCGGCACACAAGGCCAAAAAGTTGTAGGATGCCTTggccacaaaatgtcctcaTTTTTGGAGACCATATTTTTGGCTTGCAAGCACCCAGGACCTGAATACATGTAATTTATATCTCTGAGGGAGAGTCGAGCATATGGCCTGTGCTAAACGTAATTCGTCTCTGGAGGctctgaagaagtccattacccgTAGAATGGCAAAGCTAGATTTGCAGAAGACCGCCTTGGTCTGCCAATGCTTCCGGCTCCGTGTTaccaagtttataaaaaaacaacttatcttattataaataattgaaattcattaaatgtagctctcaaataataaaaatgtttcccATTTTCCCAATGACCTAGATCACCCTGTAAGGTTTAAAGAGTTAAAATTGGACTTTAGCATACCAATTTAGTCATAATCAAGGGCGTTACTGTATATTCCATAGTacatgtcttatttttttaataaactagaccgaaaataaactaaatttataaacCAACACATCCCTAATCATGACtatgggaaaaatatataaatgttcttGAATTGGactgattttattattgttgtacaTCTTTGAACTACATGCTAGATACGTTAAAGAGAACTGCTTCACagccaaaacaaaaatatatttactgtcATTTAATGAATAGGATCAACATGTTTGCTCACAAGAAGATGAATTGTTCACTCATTAGTGTCGAAGTCTATGattcaaaaatcattgaaaatatatatatatatatcggtgTTCAATGCACTATCTATTCAAATACCTCTTAAAGTAAGGTATTACAGTTTCCGCATATAGCAGGGGCAAGGATTACAtttaaggataaatatattaaatgccAATTTGTAGTAGGTAATACAATGATGGCATTTTGATGTATTGCTATGATATGAGTGAACTAACGGAATTAAGGATGCAAGCTTTGTTCAAACtgttctaatatttattatattatacaatatattcttttagatgtagaaaaaatcactcttctacaaatatatagttagctataaaattccttcttctttACAATATGCATGCACTTGTGACCTTAATTTGACCTTCACACCTATGAGATGATACTTCAATTTTGCCAGTATATTATATCGAATGTATGagctttgtttacttatattagtttgtgaATCAGGCAACTGAGAGTGGCTCTGTATTGTGACAGAATAACACAATGCTCTGTAAGATTATTATCATAACCACATAGAGGAAACACCAGCTCCCTAAAGCAATCTTCAGAGCCAAGTTGAAGATTGAGCgattgaaattagttcataGTTTGATatgttaaagcataaacaattatttacaaaacgtAACAAATTTGCGCACTGTAGCCGACGTACAAGTCAATAAAATTACACCTGAATGTGATCGATGAATTTATATTTGCGCACTCAAAGTCGTtgagcgtctccaggaccaccattgACGCCGTCCATAAGTtggaaacgttggagaggaagaggGGCTCTCTACAAGGCCAAACTatatccggaggagttaaaaaaaacggCCCTgaccaatcctctcaagtccatgagggcttGTGTAAGATATatcggagtttcacaccagactttaaagagaactatcaaaaaagtgggtggaaggagccttgtgaggttggaTAGACCACTTTTGGcaccaaaattaaaagaagtccatatccttctttaaaaaactcttttgaatgagtattttgaaatcgtttttgacaaatttggcCACCGTACAGCCTTGATGCTAACTCCTCGACTGCACTTTTTGGATACAAGTTGAAGGGAAGACCTGCAGTgcccttcatccaaacactaaGTCCCTCAAggccactatcagccagcagTGGGACACCATTACAGGGCACTACATCTGCAGCGTTTGCCAGCCCTTCCACCGCCGCTATAATTGCTTCTAAATACGACTAccttaaaagagctcagacacacattaatttatattattaattttattgtaattatattgttatttatatcttgttgagATTTAAAATCCAAAGTGTTCCGATTTAAAAGAACCACTCTGTATcctatcaaattaatttttggtttctataCAAAGgcaaattagtaattaataaaaatggaagatagttatttttgttgcgaatttacaattattatatagttgcgatatcaaaatatttatgatattcgATCCCTGGTAGAAGATTACAAATAGTATAGTccagactatttttttttctagaaaaatcgTCGTACTTGCGTTGTTTTGTGTTAATGGTTCTCAGATAATGAAAGTTATTTAAgttccttccttttcttttatttattaaaagattataatgTAAGTTTACTAAGtatattgtcataaaaaaataaaacaactgtAAATATATGCTTTAATGTTCATGCATATTTAAGAAGATCCTAACAAATGAAGCAAAATTGCACatagactattttttttctacgtACATTGTACAAGGTGAATTGTTGAGCtactcaaataaattaaaataacttttataagtttaaaaaaaacatattttaggaagaaaattatttggatGTTTTTGATACGAACTCCTTTACATGTAAGTATTTatagtttcttttctttagatCATAATTACTATTTTGTGGAGGGAAGTCCAAAAACTTAATCATCTCTTTACgcgtttatatatttttgtagattctTTGTAGTTAAGTATGTACAGTATAGcaggtaaaaaaaaaggtgcaaaaatcaaaacaaatcgTATAAAAGACAAGTAGTCAAACATTTAAACTCATTCCAAAGATCTATTTGAATCCATCACGTTACAAATCAATTActgcaaaatgaaatatttgccTACTTCTTTAATCCTACTTCTCTCTGTCATTTCTTTAAGTGCTGGACACCCTGGCTATGGATCTGGTCGTGGAGGTGGGGGGTCCTCTGGTGGTGGTGGAGGCGGATGCCGCCTTGTTACTAAAACCGTGAATGATGTAGGCTACGAAGAAGTCAATGAACAAGTTTGCAAAACTGTGAGCGagtaagttttataaatatatatttcattgttCTTCAGTCCTGCAATAATTTTCGATTGCTTCTTTTTAAAGGCGTGTTTGTAATACTCGTTATGTAGACGACTGTCAAAACTACCAAGACCAGGTCTGCCAAACCGTTCAAAAGAGAGTTTGCAACAACAAACAGGAGAGAAAGTGTAGCAAGGTCTACAAAACAGTCAATGAGCCTTACACAGAGGACGTCTGTAAGGATGAATATGTGGAAAAGTGCGAAAAGGCCTGGCAAGTCACTGGATATGGTGAGAAGGTCTGGGGAAATGATCCTTCCACTTGTATTAAAGTAAAGAAAACCAAGTGCTCTCCCGTGACCAAAAATAGACAACGTCAAGTCCCTGATCAACAATGCCAAACTGTTACTGTCCCTGATTGCCGTAATGTTCCACAACAAGAATGCAATTCTGTTACAAAACAACGATGCAACAAGAAGCCAGTGGAGGATTGCAATAACGTACCTAAGCAACAATGTCAAAATGTCCACAAACAAGTTCCTAAGCAGGTCACAAAACAGATTCAAGTGAGAGAGTGCGGAGGACAAGGAGGTTCTGGGTCTGGAGCAGGTCGTGGAGGTGGCTATGGAGGTGGAAGCCGTGGAGGCCATGGCGGTGGAAGACTTGGAGGTCATGGTGGTAGAAGCAGTGGAGGTTATGGCGGTGGAAGCAGAGGAGGTTATGGAGGTGGAAGCCATGGAGGTTATGGTGGAGGCTATGGTGGATTTTTGGTTTAAGAGTTTACTTTAAAcgtcaaaatttaacaaaatatttttataaactaaagtAGTGGCATAAATTGtgctattataattaattaattaaataattattaatgtcaGGGCgttagtgatttaaaaaaaaagaaatgtatgatgtgtaatccaaaaatattgtgaactaaatacaaatcaaaataaatacttttaaaaattatattgcaattcacttaaaaaaaaatatatatatatatagtttgaaatttgtaacGGTCAGAATTATCCGAAATAAATAGTtatcaaagtaaaatatttagagaCACTTCcaaaggattcaaaaatttataccatgtacatttatactataaattacAGGCATCTTCGTTATTCAATCTGAACAACAAGATTGATATAGAtaatttaaacactttttgttcaaagtaaataaacaaaattatcatcCAGTTATAACTTTTGAAGAGGAAACAGATTTGACTAATTCTTGTTATATGGTTTTTTGGACAGTAGACtaggttaaaaataaaattttgaatctgtAACTTAATCCAAATCTGAGGTTTGAGGTCTTAAAGATTAACaaattagcattttgatgaacttttgaatataaatgatggcaagtactatatatatattacgacATTGAAAAGCTATCTggtattttgacatatttttggatatttttgaaaaaatgaaataaaccatgccttttttttataaaaggtaaaaccattctaattaaaaaaaaataagcaaaaaaactGTAGAGTGAAaattaatggggaaaaaaaaaaatatataaccaaaGTTTCGtcaaagtaattaatagtttCTCTATGATGTTTGCCTATCATTGCAATCCATTTAAGAACCTTTTTCAATTGTTACACGACTCATCGATTAGGAAATTACGTTTAGGTCagattatgtataaataaagtcaTGCCCATGATAACATGATTCTTGACACTAACTAAACattcctttataaattaataataaacatattttgtggATGTAGTTTTGTTATTCTGTAGTACTTATTAAGTGAACTActttatcaagaaaataaaataagtactgATCAAGTTCAAGTCATTATTTAATCCTGCCCTCAATATGAATCGGAACACTACACATCTTCCACGTCCTGTCCTTTGGTAAAAATAACATTCCCAAAGTGGttcttggaagaaaaaaatccaaaaaataaaatgatagttgTGACAATTAGATTAGCTGTCTTGTCGGCttattagataagctacaatcagcAATGGGAGGGGGAAAAAAGTACATATCCCAGTCTGCAACTAATGAAAGCATAGGCAGGAGTTActtcgatgtcaatcctcatttctactctgagtccaacatggaTCTAAACATAAAAATCCCAAACAAACCTTGAGTTGTGTTCTATCAATCATGGGCATACAAATTTTTGGCAatttcaacataaatattttattttcaagaaataaatatgaatggtgtcagttttgaaaaaaaagaagaaaaaaactatttaaattggcaattacaaaaatttctaTACGCAAAAggcatattttgtataaattatgctTACAATTGACGTCccaatatcatatatttattcaaaataaaagaatataacttAAAGTAAAAATGCATACTACTAAGTGAATATTTCTCAATCTCAGGATTATGcttcacaacaaaaaaaaactgagataaatttacttcaaaagaaatagtttaataatGCATCATCTAATAGTATTcggaataaattaatattaattataggtacaaaaaaattgtagaattatttgaatataaagtttttatattatattcaagaaTGATAAATGAAAGGttctttgttcaaaataattgttgaatcAGGTcgaaattttcataaaagtcTTGTGAAAAAACagtttgttgaaaataataaacctAATTATACTTATGTATGTTGGTACagtttcagtttaaaaaatatcttaaggtGCAACAGACATACCTTGAATGAAGTGGCCTttgtttgaagaaataatttttcttttgcggtgttttgaatgattttttgaaacacTCTGACTCACATCTCATTTTTCCGACTTTGatatgatatgatttttttaaaaatgatccTCTGATTGGCTTGGTGGTGTTGCActgattatgtataattaaaggtGAGGTAAAAGTACGAGCAAGACAtgtggtactactgaattaaagACACTGTttatatcagctgcctgttgtATTATATTGGGGGGAAACAAAGcattactgctataaaaaggagaaccttttacatttaaaattgtaattgtacaagggaaaatagtataattatacttaatttagaGTAGGTTTGTCCGTCGTTGctcgggacattaagaaatataaattaattattaattcttcagcttaatataaaacaaaaaataaagaccgtaaaaatttaagagttatttttgctgcatattttgaacaattctttttaaaaaaataatcaaaaacccATAAACTCCATGGGGCTTTCCCGGTCGCAATAACTCTGCTTAGGAgagcaaatattaaaaaataaaacatttaggTTTTTTGATCAGCCTTTCAAAACTTTGTGTTAAGgccaaaactgtttttttagaaTCCCATTGCCACTGTTGGATACTAATTTATACAGCGGCACATGTCTTAAGTGATTTATAGATAGTTTCAATGCATTAGTCAATCCAAAAAGTTATACTTATTCGGCCACGAAATTGTGAGtgcttttattcatttttctcatGAAAACCGTGTCTCAAGATACCTAAGAGATATAATTTAcgaattatcaatataatttcaataaattaatactataaatagatgtgtgtctgagctctcataatcattaatgtagctacccttagcagcaatgatggcttctaggtgGCGGGGAAAGTCCTGGCATCCGCTGCGGATCTAGACCTCTGTCATAACGTCCCAGTGAtggctgacagtgactttgaggcACTCAACTTTTGGATGATAAACACTACACCCCCTCACCCAAATGGTATTGTCGAGAGGGGTTGGTACTggggctgtagggggccaaaattgtcaaaaaagagttcaaatgaactcaaaagaGCCTTGCAATGGAGGaaatgagtttctttcatttttggtgttaaaagtgGCCTCGCCACCTTCACAAGGCTCTTATCACCCAcattttgatagctctctgaacagtaTGGTGGTAAGCCCCGATATCTTTTACATGGGCCCTCAttgacttgagaggattggcctgAGCAGTTTTCTTTAAATCATTCGTGTTCAGTTtggctttttgacagagcccttgttcctctccaacgttttggacttgctcaCGGTGTAAACCGTGGTCCTGGACACGCCCAAATACTTGGAATGcgcaaatgaaatttttctcgaaTCTTACTTAAGCTAGaaagctcaggtttgttttattttctaactgattgtttatgctttaaaatatcgaaatatgaattaatttcaatcacttaacgtccaataattattgaattagtaagtgtttaaatatcaatggaccaccttgtaggaggagaaaataataaaaaaaactacacagtcaagaaaatgaaagaTGTGGATTGAATTGAAGAAAGTTTTCTTCATAAGGGTATAACCCAGTGGTTCTATAAATTACGTCATAAACTTGtaatagttcaaatttttgactaGTGATACTGTATCATATATTAGGCGTATTAGTTCAAAAGTAGATAATAATCAGGATAGTGTTAATGAGGCTCTGAggaataatttaacttttgtcattaaaattaacactatataattttaaaatttgatatctaACATAGTTTACCTTAATTAtgtgtatgtataattaaactTCTTTTTACATAGATATTCAGAATACCTTCCACATAACATATTAATAAGTAGGATACTTGGATTTGTGAAATTCTCCACATTGAAATACTCCAacaaaacttccttttttctgaaaacaataaaataagttttattttcgtTTAATTATGATAGTAAAAATTTAGAGTTTTGTTTAccacagttttgaaaattagatCAAATAGGTGACGTCATCTATTATCCACAGACTAAACgttggtatttaaaaatccGATGATTTTTTCATGCTTTGTTGCTTTTTCAATAACTTTGCAATTAGAGCTTTAAGAGGGATTGTTATTTCTTTACAGAAAGATGCAACATTTAATTAGCAACATATTTCATGTTTTAGTTCTGGATGATTACTTGATTAAGTAATTGATGACTGATGACTAGAATCAAATGACTCAAGTAACCATCTCTGAATtggtttattttcaaatgttatgttttctatatttatattccaaGTTGCACCTGATCCAGTTTCAAAGGCTACATTAGTTACAACCTCGTTCTAAATTAGATGTGCTGTCTCCCAAGTCCGAATACTTTTGATCGGTTCTGTCTTAAGTTATTAATTTAGACCGATTTGTatagatttagaaaataaccGATATTCAAACAATTTCggttccttttttaaaaaattatatgggaTTGGatataaatcgattttttttgtagatcgAATATACTACGAAACCGGTCCAGACCAAATATAACTGAACTAGTTAATATTAGACTGTCTCGGATTGAGTTTTATGTTACAATTCTTGATCTGTAAGAACAGccagattgatttaaataaaaccttaattgttttttttatacataaaagttttgatctataacttttttgtacggccattttttaaatgaaagtttataataatattctattGTTGTATTTCATAGTCAATGGCTAACCTTTTAGAGCATGTTTTTAACCAATATTCCATgcaaaatttctcaaaatttagcaACGCGTAAAAGTTTTAATgctctaaaatattattgtagatataaacaaaagtatattaaacAAGATAAATATAGCCCTTAAGATGTAACTTATTATCAGGGTAAAAAactgtatatttataactagacatcataaaaatacatggttatgaagaaagtttattttttttaaaattaaagaaaaaaaatgctccTGTACatgaaatttatgtaaataagcagattaaatttcaactaaaattttttaatgcccaaatattgtattttggaTCAGTTAAAATCAGccatatttcaaattatcagggttaccgtGCTGGTTTtcactttcatatttttttaacatcaccAAATTTTTTACGATTTGCATAACTTTACATAAAGGGAGGAGGGTATGTAATTGtcccatttttgaaaataaaacaataattggGAAGTCAGTTTGTTTTAATTGACCCGTGACTACAAGAAGACCAAAAACTTGTAGTCGGTTATCATATTTTCGTATGATTCAAAATTAATCTATACAAAAATGTTACTTATTTGggcgaaaaaaatatttctgttagaaataaaaaagttatcaaatatgtaagtttttaaaatttcaaaaaaaaaaaaaaatcaatatcctAGTCTCAATGAGTCTACAAGTTCCCTTGAGATggttgaagatattttttactcacTCCACACGTACTTTTATCTGCCATTCGGCAAAATATACCTTAAGGTCTTCCTACTGCCTTTTTTAGAGCCCTGGACACCGTTGATGGGAACCCGTTCATCTTTCTGGTAATGTTTAATTTGGGTTAAGGATATACTCGTTAGAGATATAAAGCAATGGGTAAGTGGATacgtaaaattattaattgtttgaCTTATAATTCTTGTTAACTACTTGAAAGTCTTAGAATTTAACATCTTCTTCCAATATCACCATACAAAAACGATTTGAATAGTTCTAAAGGTCCCATGAAAACTTTCTCTTTAAATAGATGTCCAGAGTGTTGCTTCTGTTAATCCGAGATGAAGACTGGAAGGACCTTAATAAGTCTATAGTGACAATTCCTGTAAGAATTTTATAAGAAGTATTGAGGAGTGTAATTGGGCTATAGTATCTCAAGtttgtcattttaaaatttttttttaggtatgaGCGTTAAAACACATCACTTATGAATTTtggaacaaacaaaaattttctGATTTCACTATAGGAAGCTTCCAGAAATGAACCCCACTTTTCAGCAAAGTCTTTATAAAACTCAAAAAGACAGACCCGAAGTTTCCGATGATTTGAAACGTTTTTTGTAGTCCTTAATGAAGCTTTGAATCTCTATTTTAGAAATGGGATTTAATATCTATCTCAATAATTAGAAGTGCTTCTGGTAGTATCCTCTCCCCCCTCTGGATTTTTGTCCACTTAAACAGAAAGTACAAATATCATCCTTCTTACAGTcactatatttatatagatttgcataaaaaaacgTTAGTTCTCCCGCCAGTTTCATTGGATCACTTGTGATTTGGCCGTAACTCAACTTTAACGTACAATTTTTTCTGAAGGTTTGAATTACCTGGAGTTGAGGtagaacattttatatttctatagaTAAGTGCTGACATTGTTCTAGTTGATTTAgcaaaattttgatatattatgatattatccACCTCCAAATCAATATaaactctttcttttttaagacaTTGAAGCCGTTccacaattgttatttttttgcttcaaatgTCTGATCTTTACCTCTCACGAATagtatcattttcaattttgctTCAACCAACTCAAGTGACTGAACACGgagaaagtaatttattatcgAGAAAGAATATGTATTCATTGATATTTCCTTACAAGTGAGGTCATCCCCTAAAAGTGACACATTAAAATTCCAATATGGTCGAAAAATCTTGTTAGttagtttaaaaatagcaaTGATAGGTTACACCGTaaaatctacaattttttttttgccagttTAGAAGATACAAGAATTTGGTCCAGTCTACTACTTTTTGCATGAACTTTCTCGAGAAGGTCATAACTGGTTATTTTACAGACATGAAAGAGACCAGCCTCCTAAAGACTAAACTTTGTGATTACTTTTTTCAGATCTCCACCATTTACCAAGTTTCTCGGGCCTCTTTAGTTGTGCAAATCTCTTTGTGATTGTCTTGTTATGTTAAGATCTCCAGATGATTGTATTTTCACTTACATTTTCTGTTACTATTTTGGAAAAGACGACATCAATATCCTTATAGACGCCCCAATTTCATAATTGGTGTTCAGATCTTggttgaaatatacaaaaatataattcagacTCATTTTAGAGAAAACCCATCCTCCTTGCTAGCTTTTGTGTTAACGgttatcaaataatgaaaattattaaattttctttcttttttcttctttttcttaaacaattataatgtaAGTTTGCTATgcatgttattaaaaaaatgaaacaacagTTAATATATGCTTTACCTTTTCTTTGCATATTTGAGAAGCTCTTAAAATATGAAGCAAGATTGTTAATTTCCTTGTACATACAAAGTACAAGGTGAATTATTGAACAActcaatccaaaaaaaaaaaaaaaaatcatgaagtttttgaaaaaagaaggaaaattatattgtaaagaaaatgatttggtacttttttata includes:
- the LOC121114172 gene encoding uncharacterized protein; this translates as MKYLPTSLILLLSVISLSAGHPGYGSGRGGGGSSGGGGGGCRLVTKTVNDVGYEEVNEQVCKTVSERVCNTRYVDDCQNYQDQVCQTVQKRVCNNKQERKCSKVYKTVNEPYTEDVCKDEYVEKCEKAWQVTGYGEKVWGNDPSTCIKVKKTKCSPVTKNRQRQVPDQQCQTVTVPDCRNVPQQECNSVTKQRCNKKPVEDCNNVPKQQCQNVHKQVPKQVTKQIQVRECGGQGGSGSGAGRGGGYGGGSRGGHGGGRLGGHGGRSSGGYGGGSRGGYGGGSHGGYGGGYGGFLV